A stretch of Methanosphaerula palustris E1-9c DNA encodes these proteins:
- a CDS encoding esterase/lipase family protein: MCDNRYPVILVHGWNSHPGIWKRLVSRLDEASIPYRRFDHTGMKCSTLPEISESLHHYLQEVQDDNGWSGPIDIVCHSLGACIVRYLLEVMDGTERAHTVRQLICLGPTNNGSALAELFNDPQSGKKIIEQLTGVFIPQEFDPAVDPFVQDVRPRSTFIHSLCAAGLRSDIIYRIIVTANPNNIPGFFPWFEGKTWEIAEDGKYQKTLNGDGIVAHRESALSGIPLDILSAPLEQVDHLTPDQYCHIYLPKNPIVIEQVMQFLTSEAD; this comes from the coding sequence ATGTGTGATAACCGATACCCTGTGATTCTGGTGCATGGATGGAACAGCCATCCAGGCATCTGGAAAAGACTGGTGAGTCGTCTAGATGAAGCCAGCATTCCATACAGGAGATTTGATCATACAGGAATGAAGTGTTCAACATTGCCGGAGATCTCTGAATCACTCCATCATTACCTCCAAGAAGTACAGGATGATAATGGCTGGTCTGGACCTATCGACATAGTATGTCATTCGCTCGGAGCCTGTATCGTCCGTTACCTCCTTGAGGTAATGGATGGGACAGAGCGAGCACACACAGTCAGGCAGTTGATATGTCTAGGCCCAACCAACAACGGCTCGGCACTCGCGGAACTCTTTAACGATCCACAATCTGGTAAGAAAATAATCGAACAGCTCACCGGTGTTTTTATTCCACAGGAATTTGATCCAGCCGTTGATCCGTTCGTACAGGACGTACGTCCCAGAAGTACATTCATACACAGCCTTTGTGCCGCCGGCTTACGGTCCGATATAATTTACCGAATTATCGTGACCGCAAATCCAAATAATATCCCTGGATTTTTCCCCTGGTTTGAAGGAAAAACATGGGAGATTGCTGAAGATGGGAAATACCAGAAGACACTGAACGGCGATGGTATTGTGGCGCACAGGGAGTCTGCCCTATCAGGCATACCCCTCGATATCCTCTCAGCACCCCTAGAACAGGTGGATCATCTGACACCAGACCAGTACTGCCACATTTACCTACCCAAAAATCCTATTGTGATAGAACAGGTTATGCAGTTCCTAACAAGTGAAGCAGATTGA
- a CDS encoding NADPH-dependent FMN reductase has translation MSRYQIAVIIGSLRKDSFNRKLANAIVKLAPPEFSFKQVQIGDLPLYNQDDDGNQAESVKRLKDEISAAQGLLFVTPEYNRSIPGVLKNAIDHASRPHGQNVWAGKPAGILGASTGAVGTALVQQHLRNVLAHLDVPTLGQPEAFIQVRDGLFDEVGNIGEGSRHFLQNWMDHYVAWVKKIAA, from the coding sequence ATGAGCAGATACCAGATTGCGGTTATTATTGGAAGTCTCCGTAAGGATTCATTCAACCGGAAGTTAGCAAACGCCATAGTTAAACTGGCACCCCCGGAATTTTCGTTCAAGCAGGTGCAAATCGGGGACTTGCCCCTTTATAATCAGGACGACGATGGAAACCAGGCCGAATCAGTTAAACGCCTGAAGGATGAGATCTCTGCAGCTCAGGGACTTCTATTTGTTACGCCCGAGTATAACCGATCGATACCTGGCGTTCTCAAGAACGCAATCGACCATGCCTCGCGTCCTCACGGTCAGAATGTCTGGGCTGGCAAGCCGGCTGGTATTCTTGGCGCTTCGACTGGTGCTGTTGGGACGGCCCTGGTTCAGCAGCATTTACGCAATGTTCTTGCACATTTGGATGTGCCAACGCTTGGACAACCCGAAGCATTTATCCAGGTTCGGGATGGGTTGTTCGACGAGGTCGGTAATATCGGTGAAGGAAGCAGACATTTCCTGCAGAACTGGATGGACCATTATGTCGCCTGGGTGAAAAAAATTGCTGCCTGA